One window of the Saccopteryx bilineata isolate mSacBil1 chromosome 2, mSacBil1_pri_phased_curated, whole genome shotgun sequence genome contains the following:
- the LOC136323463 gene encoding olfactory receptor 2A5-like, with protein sequence MMENQTWVTEFILLGFPLHPEMQRLLFGLFSLFYALTLLGNGLILGLIWLDSRLHTPMYCFLAHLAVIDMSYASNNVPKMLENLLNKKKTIPFVPCIMQTFLYMAFAHTECLILVVMSYDRYVAICHPLRYSVIMSWRACTVLAVTSWACGSLLALVHVVLILRLPFCGPHEINHFFCELLSVLRLACADTRLNQVVILAASVFILLGPLCLVLVSYTLILLAILRIQSKEGRRKAFSTCSSHLCVVGLFFGSAIVMYMTPKSHHPEEQQKILSLFYSLFNPMLNPLIYSLRNTEVKGALKRGNWKQRVM encoded by the coding sequence ATGATGGAAAATCAGACGTGGGTCACAGAGTTCATTCTCCTGGGGTTCCCGCTACACCCAGAGATGCAGAGGCTGCTCTTTGGGCTCTTCTCCCTGTTCTATGCCCTCACCCTGCTTGGCAACGGGCTCAttctcgggctcatctggctggacTCCCGGCTGCACACCCCCATGTACTGCTTCCTGGCCCACCTGGCTGTCATTGACATGTCCTATGCTTCCAACAATGTCCCCAAAATGCTGGAAAACCTTCtgaacaagaagaaaacaatcccctttgtCCCGTGCATAATGcagacatttttatacatggCCTTTGCTCACACTGAGTGTCTCATCTTGGTAGTAATGTCCTATGATCGGTACGTAGCCATCTGCCACCCCCTCCGTTACTCTGTCATCATGAGCTGGAGAGCATGCACTGTCCTGGCTGTCACTTCCTGGGCATGTGGCTCCCTCCTGGCTCTGGTCCATGTGGTCCTCATCCTGAGGCTGCCGTTCTGTGGGCCTCATGAAATCAACCACTTCTTCTGCGAGCTCCTGTCTGTGCTCAGGCTGGCCTGTGCCGACACCAGGCTCAACCAGgtcgtcatcttggctgcttctgtgTTTATCTTATTGGGGCCCCTGTGCCTGGTGCTGGTGTCCTACACACTCATTCTCCTTGCTATCCTGAGGATCCAGTCCAAGGAGGGTCGCAGGAAGGCCTTCTccacctgctcctcccacctctgCGTGGTCGGGCTCTTCTTTGGCAGCGCTATCGTCATGTACATGACCCCCAAGTCCCACCATCCCGAGGAGCAGCAGAAGATCCTGTCCCTGTTCTACAGCCTGTTCAACCCCATGCTGAACCCACTGATCTACAGCCTCAGGAACACAGAGGTCAAGGGCGCCCTGAAGAGAGGAAATTGGAAACAGAGAGTGATGTGA